The following is a genomic window from Nitrospira sp..
CGCGCCCTCGACTCGTTCCACCTCTCGGCGGAAATAGCCCTGCGTGGGCAGCAGTTGTCCGAACGATTCGGACGCCCGCTAACCGGTGTCGATGTCTTGGTTGAAGCCGCCCGCATGGGAGGCTACGAAGAACGGGAATGGACCTATCTTCGCAAAGACGGCGACCGTATCACCGTTAATCTGGTCGTCACCGCCGCGCGCGGGCCGAACGGCACGCTGACGGGATTCCTTGGGATTGCGAAAGACATCACCGCCTTGAAACAGGCGACGCTCCAAGCCGAAGCCCAGCAAGAATTACTCTCCGCGATCTCCGATGTGCAGAAAGCCTGCATCTCAGACCTCCGGGCCGACGAGATGTTTGCCAAGCTGCTCGCCCGGTTGCAAATCCTCACACGGAGCCCATCCGGCATTGTTGGAGAAGCGGAGTTCCCCGACGATGCGCCCCCCTCGCTTCGCATCCATGCCCACACGATTGCCACTGCGCCAGGCGTCGCGCCCGACCGGCAAGACAAAACGCTTCAACGATATTTGAACCGGATCTTTACCACCGGACAACCCGTGCTGATCAGCGATTCCAGCCATTCATCGTTCCGGGCATTCCTCGGCCTCCCGCTGCTGGACGGCGACAAAGTGATCGGCGCCGTGGCCGTAGCCGGGCGGCCGGAAGGCTATCACGCATCGCTGATCGACTATCTGAATCCGTTTCTCCAAACCTGCGGCCAAATTCTGCGGGCCTACCGGAATACGATGCAGCGGCAAACCGCCGAACGCGCGCTGACCCGCCATACCGCCTGGCTGCGGGCCATTCTGGACCATGCCGCCGACGGCATCATCACCATCGACGAATGCGGCACCGTTACCTCGTTCAATCCAGCGGCAGAACGCATCTTCGACTACGCCGCCTCGGATATGATCCAGACTAACATCTCCCGTCTCATGCCGGAGCCGCACCAATCGGCCCATGACAGCTATCTCCAGCGCTATCGCCAAACGGGCCACGCTAATATCATCGGCAAAGAACTGGAAGTTGCCGGCGTCAGAAAAGACGGCACCGTGTTTCCGCTCGAACTCGCCGTCAGCGAAATCCGGCTCGCCGACAGCCGGTTCTTTACCGGATTCGTCCGCGATATCACCGCGCGCAAGAAATCGGAAGAGGCCATACGGGTCGCCGCTGAACATCTCGAATTGCAAAACCGCGAACTCGCGCAGGCACGCGATCAGGCCCTGGCCGCGACCCAGGCCAAGAGCGCCTTCCTCGCCACCATGAGCCACGAAATCCGCACACCCATGAACGCGATCCTCGGAATGGCCGAGCTGCTGCTGGACACCGCGCTCACCGACGAACAACGGGACTACGTCACCCGGTTCAGCCGGGCCGCGAACGCCCTCCTCGCGCTCATCAACGATATTCTCGACCTCTCGAAAATCGAATCCGGCCACATGGAGCTGGAACAGGTGCCGTTCGACCTGCGGGAGCTCGTCGAATCGACCGGCGAGCTCATGGCCATGCGCGCCCAAACCAAGCAGCTGGAGCTCATCGTCGACGTCGCCCCGGATGTCCCTCAGACCGTGCAGGGCGATCCCACGCGCCTCCGGCAAATCCTCATCAATCTCCTCGGCAATGCCATTAAATTCACCGAGCGCGGGGACATCATCCTGCGGGTGCAGCGGCACGAGGGTTCCCTAGATGACCTGCTGCATTTCAGCGTGACGGACAGCGGCATCGGCATTCCCGAAGACAAACTGACGACCATTTTCGAAAATTTCACGCAAGTGGATTCCTCGACCACCAGGAAGTACGGCGGCACCGGGCTCGGGCTCAGCATCTCCCGGCGCCTCGCCGAATTGATGGGCGGACGGATCTGGGCGGAAAGCACCCTCGGCGCAGGCTGCACCATGCATGTCGCCACGCGGCTGCCGCAAGCACTGCTCGCTCCCGCCGGCGAGGCAGCACCGGCCCTGACCGGTGCGCACATTCTCGTCGTCGACGACAACGACACCAACCGCCTTGTCTGCCGCAATATTCTCGCTCGGACAGGCGCACGGATCGGCGAAGCCGACAGTGGCCCCGCCGCATTGGCGGCAATGCGGCAGGCGCAGACCGACGGCACCCCCTTTCAACTCGTCATCCTCGATTGCCGCATGCCGGAGATGGACGGGTTCTCCGTCGCCGAAGCGATGCGCGCATCCCCGGAATTGTCCAAGACGCCTATCGTCATGCTGACATCCGATGTGGGCCGAGGCAATGCGGCAACCGCGCAGGCCTTGGGCATTCACCGGCATCTCAGCAAGCCCATTCGAGGCAGCGCGCTGCTCAGCGCTGTCCACAAAGCCCTGACCGAACCACTGCCGCCTCGCTCCGCCCAGACCCCGGCGCCCGCTCCGCCCGCCCTACCCCTTGAAACAACGCGCGCCCAGGTCTGGCCGTCTACCACAGGACGAATTCTCCTCGCCGAAGACCTCGAAGACAACCGGGACGTCATCGTGCTCTTCTTAAAATCCACCACCTATGCGGTCGACATGGCGGAAAACGGGGCCGTCGCCCTGGAGAAATTCAAAGCGGGCGCCTACGATCTCGTCCTCATGGACATGCAAATGCCCGTCATGGATGGGTATGAGGCCACCGGCCTGATTCGAGCCTGGGAAAAAGAGCAGGCGCGCGCCCCCACCCCGATTCTAGCGCTCACCGCCAATGCCTTTGCTGAAGAGCGTGAGAAAAGTTTGGCGGCGGGCTGTACCGCGCATCTCACAAAACCGATCAAGAAGAAGACACTGCTGGCGGCGCTCGCGGACTATGTCCGCCGCCCGCTGAACAACGCCGCCTAGAGGGGAGCCGATGCGAAAACTGAATCGTCAACCGTCCCAGGCCAGCAAAGAATACTTGCTGCTGCTCCTGTTGTTTCCGCTCGCCCTCGTGGTCTGGATAGCCGTGACCAAGATCGAGGACGGAGAACGGGCCGATCTTTCCAGCCATCTGCGGACGGTTCTAGAAACGACGCAACGAGGGCTGCAGATTTGGGCGGCCGCCCACAAGGATCAGCTCAACGCCTTGGCCGAATCCCACGAACTTCGCACCGCTGTCGCCGCTCAGCTCCGCGTGCAGCGCACGCCCCAAGCGCTCCGCCGCAGCGCGGCGCTGCAGAACATTCGGATGATCCTGACCCCGCTCACGCGCAAGATGAAAAACACGATTGGCTTTTCCATCCTCTCGCCCGACGGCATTCAGATCGCCGCCATCGTCAATACCGCCTTGGGGCAATACGACACCGTCGGGTTTCACGACCCCGAGGTGATCGCCAAAGCCTTGGACGGATCGACGACGATCGGCCTCCCATTCCTGGCGTTCGCCGAGATCAATCTGGACGACGGCGGCACCGTCGCGACAGATAACCCGCTCATG
Proteins encoded in this region:
- a CDS encoding Histidine kinase (MaGe:77307480), with the translated sequence MKPFLQPQDEYRRLDALLRYGILDSDAEPAFDDLCHLAAQIVGAPMAYIGFMDRTRLWFKARIGIPSTELPRARALCAHAIEQLHPIVLPNTLADLRFANHPLVTEEPFIRFYTGIPLLTADGHAIGTLCVLDCHPRHVSPKQEQALTALARQVMSLLDLRQRTKQLAQSAQAHRQTEAMHERLLLALGHSTEGVALLTKDGRYTFVNDAFAAMHGFRPIDLIGQSWTMLYPPEWIAKLEDIFFPLLRQHGAWRGDLIGRAKSGKSIWVEAALKTLPERHHESQWLIWTCSNITGQKQALEEIADTRARLQTVLDSATEIGIIATDPQGILTLFNFGAERLLGYQADEVIGLRALDSFHLSAEIALRGQQLSERFGRPLTGVDVLVEAARMGGYEEREWTYLRKDGDRITVNLVVTAARGPNGTLTGFLGIAKDITALKQATLQAEAQQELLSAISDVQKACISDLRADEMFAKLLARLQILTRSPSGIVGEAEFPDDAPPSLRIHAHTIATAPGVAPDRQDKTLQRYLNRIFTTGQPVLISDSSHSSFRAFLGLPLLDGDKVIGAVAVAGRPEGYHASLIDYLNPFLQTCGQILRAYRNTMQRQTAERALTRHTAWLRAILDHAADGIITIDECGTVTSFNPAAERIFDYAASDMIQTNISRLMPEPHQSAHDSYLQRYRQTGHANIIGKELEVAGVRKDGTVFPLELAVSEIRLADSRFFTGFVRDITARKKSEEAIRVAAEHLELQNRELAQARDQALAATQAKSAFLATMSHEIRTPMNAILGMAELLLDTALTDEQRDYVTRFSRAANALLALINDILDLSKIESGHMELEQVPFDLRELVESTGELMAMRAQTKQLELIVDVAPDVPQTVQGDPTRLRQILINLLGNAIKFTERGDIILRVQRHEGSLDDLLHFSVTDSGIGIPEDKLTTIFENFTQVDSSTTRKYGGTGLGLSISRRLAELMGGRIWAESTLGAGCTMHVATRLPQALLAPAGEAAPALTGAHILVVDDNDTNRLVCRNILARTGARIGEADSGPAALAAMRQAQTDGTPFQLVILDCRMPEMDGFSVAEAMRASPELSKTPIVMLTSDVGRGNAATAQALGIHRHLSKPIRGSALLSAVHKALTEPLPPRSAQTPAPAPPALPLETTRAQVWPSTTGRILLAEDLEDNRDVIVLFLKSTTYAVDMAENGAVALEKFKAGAYDLVLMDMQMPVMDGYEATGLIRAWEKEQARAPTPILALTANAFAEEREKSLAAGCTAHLTKPIKKKTLLAALADYVRRPLNNAA